A window of the Streptomyces finlayi genome harbors these coding sequences:
- a CDS encoding nitroreductase family protein, with protein sequence MMKESVQADASALDGPALFATMSSMRAMRRLKPDAVPDETLEQLIQAAVWGPSGGNMQCYEYVVVTDRDMMARLAPLWKRCVDSYLATTGKYAPAGMDEAAYGRMVAAIEYQRDHFAETPALIIPCYRFPEPRIDEEGLIASAQALGPAGTEHLMNTQTRFQALAEGSCVYPGVQNLLLAARGLGLAANITIWHLMLEQEWKETLGIPEDMRTFAAVPVGWPQGNFGPVRRRPVADVIHRDRW encoded by the coding sequence ATGATGAAGGAATCAGTTCAGGCCGACGCGTCCGCTCTTGACGGACCTGCCCTCTTCGCGACGATGTCCTCGATGCGCGCCATGCGCCGCCTCAAGCCGGACGCGGTGCCGGACGAGACGCTGGAGCAGCTGATACAGGCCGCCGTCTGGGGCCCCAGCGGGGGCAACATGCAGTGTTACGAGTACGTCGTCGTCACCGACCGCGACATGATGGCGCGCCTCGCCCCGCTGTGGAAGCGGTGCGTGGACTCCTATCTGGCGACGACCGGGAAGTACGCGCCGGCGGGCATGGACGAAGCGGCGTACGGGCGGATGGTCGCCGCGATCGAGTACCAGCGCGACCACTTCGCCGAGACCCCCGCGCTGATCATCCCGTGCTACCGCTTCCCGGAGCCGCGCATCGACGAGGAGGGCCTGATCGCCTCCGCACAGGCGCTCGGACCGGCGGGCACCGAACACTTGATGAACACGCAGACGCGGTTCCAGGCCCTCGCGGAGGGTTCGTGCGTCTACCCCGGCGTGCAGAACCTCCTGCTCGCCGCGCGCGGCCTGGGCCTCGCGGCGAACATCACCATCTGGCATCTGATGCTGGAGCAGGAGTGGAAGGAGACGCTCGGGATTCCCGAGGACATGCGGACGTTCGCGGCCGTCCCGGTGGGGTGGCCGCAGGGCAACTTCGGTCCCGTGCGGCGCCGTCCGGTGGCCGACGTCATCCACCGGGACCGCTGGTAG